A window of Piliocolobus tephrosceles isolate RC106 chromosome 13, ASM277652v3, whole genome shotgun sequence contains these coding sequences:
- the ARL14EP gene encoding ARL14 effector protein, which produces MMDPCSVGVQLRTTNECHKTYYTRHTGFKTLQELSSNDMLLLQLRTGMTLSGNNTICFHHVKIYIDRFEDLQKSCCDPFNIHKKLAKKNLHVIDLDDATFLSAKFGRQLVPGWKLCPKCTQIINGSVDVDTEDRQKRKPESDGRTAKALRSLQFTNPGRQTEFAPETGKREKRRLTKNATAGSDRQVIPAKSKVYDSQGLLIFSGMDLCDCLDEDCLGCFYACPACGSTKCGAECRCDRKWLYEQIEIEGGEIIHNKHAG; this is translated from the exons ATGATGGATCCATGTTCAGTTGGAGTCCAGCTTCGTACTACAAATGAGTGCCATAAAACCTACTATACTCGTCACACAGGTTTCAAGACTTTGCAAGAATTGTCATCAAATGATATGCTTTTACTTCAACTTAGAACTGGAATGACACTTTCTGGGAACAATACAATTTGCTTTCATCATGTAAAAATTTACATTGACAGATTTGAAGATTTACAGAAGTCATGTTGTGACCCatttaacatacacaaaaaattagccaaaaaaaATTTGCATGTAATTGACTTAGATGATGCCACTTTTCTGAGTGCAAAATTCGGAAGACAGCTTGTACCTGGTTGGAAGCTTTGTCCAAAATGCACACAGATAATCAATGGAAGTGTGGATGTTGATACTGAAGACCGCCAGAAAAGGAAACCTGAGTCAGAT GGAAGAACAGCTAAAGCTTTGAGGTCACTACAATTTACAAATCCAGGAAGACAAACTGAATTTGCTCCGGAAActggtaaaagagaaaaaagaaggcttACAAAAAATGCAACCGCTGGTTCAGACAG acaagtgATACCAGCAAAGAGTAAGGTCTATGATAGCCAAGGTCTCCTAATTTTTAGTGGGATGGATCTCTGTGACTGCCTTGATGAAGATTGCTTAGGATGTTTCTATGCTTGTCCTGCCTGTGGTTCTACCAAGTGTGGAGCTGAATGCCGCTGTGACCGCAAGTGGCTGTATGAGCAAATTGAAATTGAAGGAGGagaaataattcataataaaCATGCTGGATAA